Proteins encoded in a region of the Phoenix dactylifera cultivar Barhee BC4 chromosome 3, palm_55x_up_171113_PBpolish2nd_filt_p, whole genome shotgun sequence genome:
- the LOC103718152 gene encoding UPF0098 protein CPn_0877/CP_0992/CPj0877/CpB0906, which produces MAQDTLKLVSPCIDHEGRLPRKYTRDGQGARKDISPPVEWYGVPEGTKSLALVVEDVDAPDPSGPIVPWTHWVVVNIPPSVKGLPEGFSGKEEEVGGDYAGIKEGTNDFKLPGWRGSKPPSAGHHFRFKLYALDDLVHLGNKVTKDKLLDSIEGRVLGEAELVAIY; this is translated from the exons ATGGCACAAGATACGTTGAAGCTTGTTTCCCCATGCATCGACcacgagggccggctcccccggAAGTACACCCGCGACGGCCAGGGCGCCCGGAAGGACATCTCGCCGCCGGTGGAGTGGTACGGGGTTCCGGAGGGGACCAAATCTCTGGCCCTCGTGGTCGAGGACGTGGACGCCCCCGACCCCTCGGGCCCCATCGTCCCTTGGACCCACTGGGTGGTGGTCAACATCCCTCCCTCCGTGAAGGGCCTTCCTGAGGGCTTCTCCGGCAAGGAGGAGGAAGTCGGCGGCGACTACGCCGGCATCAAGGAAGGCACCAACGACTTCAAGCTCCCCGGGTGGCGTGGTTCCAAGCCACCCTCGGCCGGCCACCATTTCCGGTTCAAGCTCTATGCCCTCGACGACCTGGTCCATCTCGGCAACAAG GTAACGAAGGATAAGCTGTTGGATTCAATTGAAGGACGTGTGTTAGGAGAGGCAGAACTGGTGGCCATCTATTAA
- the LOC103718173 gene encoding pyruvate decarboxylase 1-like encodes MDTSIGSVDGVVKPVCNDVGSLPAIACHPISPAVASICESGATLGRHLARRLVQVGASDVFSVPGDFNLTLLDHLIAEPGLTLVGCCNELNAGYAADGYARSRGVGACVVTFSVGGLSVLNAIAGAYSENLPVICIVGGPNSNDYGTNRILHHTIGLPDFSQELRCFQTVTCFQAVVNNLEDAHELIDTAISTALKESKPVYISVSCNLPAIPHPTFSLEPVPFFISPRLSNKMGLEAAVEATAEFLNKAVKPVLVGGPKIRVAKAGKAFVELADACGYPVAVMPSAKGLVPEHHPHFIGTYWGAISTAFCAEIVESADAYLFAGPIFNDYSSVGYSLLLKKEKSIIVQPDRVVVANGPAFGCILMKDFLRELAKRLKRNTNAYDNYHRIFVPDGVPPECKPKEPLRVNVLFKHIQNMITSDTAVISETGDSWFNCQKLKLPPGCGYEFQMQYGSIGWSVGATLGYAQAAKDKRVLAFIGDGSFQVTAQDISTMMRYEQKSIIFLINNGGYTIEVEIHDGPYNVIKNWDYTALVDAIHNDEGKCWTMKVRCEEELKEAIQTALGPKKDCLCFIEVIVHKDDTSKELLEWGSRVSAANSRPPNPQ; translated from the exons ATGGACACCTCGATCGGCAGCGTGGACGGGGTGGTGAAGCCCGTCTGCAATGACGTGGGCTCCCTTCCCGCCATCGCCTGCCACCCCATCAGCCCCGCCGTTGCTTCCATCTGCGAATCCGGGGCCACCCTAGGCCGCCACCTCGCCCGCCGCCTCGTCCAGGTCGGCGCCAGCGACGTCTTCTCCGTCCCCGGCGACTTCAACCTCACCCTCCTCGACCACCTCATCGCCGAGCCCGGCCTCACCCTCGTCGGGTGCTGCAACGAGCTCAACGCCGGATACGCCGCCGACGGCTACGCCAGATCCCGCGGCGTCGGCGCCTGTGTCGTCACCTTCTCCGTCGGCGGCCTCAGCGTCCTCAACGCCATCGCCGGCGCCTATAGCGAGAATCTCCCTGTTATTTGTATCGTCGGCGGCCCCAACTCCAACGACTACGGCACCAACCGCATCCTTCACCACACCATCGGCCTCCCTGACTTCTCCCAGGAGCTCCGCTGCTTCCAGACCGTCACCTGCTTCCAG GCGGTTGTGAATAACCTGGAGGATGCCCATGAGCTGATCGATACTGCGATCTCCACCGCTCTCAAGGAGAGCAAGCCCGTCTATATTAGCGTCAGTTGCAATCTGCCAGCTATTCCTCATCCCACCTTCAGCCTGGAGCCCGTCCCTTTCTTCATCTCTCCCAG ATTGAGCAACAAGATGGGCCTAGAGGCGGCTGTTGAAGCCACCGCCGAGTTCCTGAACAAGGCGGTGAAGCCGGTCTTGGTCGGAGGCCCCAAGATCAGGGTGGCCAAGGCTGGAAAGGCCTTTGTGGAGCTGGCAGATGCTTGCGGTTACCCCGTAGCTGTGATGCCGTCGGCCAAGGGACTCGTGCCGGAGCACCACCCACACTTCATCGGAACCTACTGGGGCGCCATCAGCACTGCTTTCTGTGCCGAGATCGTGGAGTCGGCCGATGCGTACCTGTTTGCAGGGCCCATCTTCAATGACTACAGCTCGGTCGGCTACTCCCTGCTCCTCAAGAAGGAGAAGTCCATTATCGTGCAGCCCGACCGCGTGGTGGTCGCCAATGGGCCTGCTTTTGGGTGTATCCTGATGAAAGACTTCCTCCGGGAGCTCGCCAAGCGGCTCAAGCGCAACACTAATGCCTATGACAACTACCACCGGATCTTCGTGCCCGACGGAGTCCCGCCTGAGTGCAAGCCCAAGGAGCCTCTGAGGGTGAATGTGCTTTTCAAGCACATCCAGAACATGATTACAAGCGACACCGCTGTGATATCGGAGACTGGTGATTCTTGGTTCAACTGCCAGAAGCTTAAACTGCCCCCGGGTTGTGG ATACGAGTTCCAAATGCAATACGGTTCTATTGGATGGTCTGTTGGAGCGACTCTGGGGTATGCGCAGGCAGCAAAGGATAAGCGTGTGCTTGCCTTCATTGGGGATGGAAGCTTTCAG GTGACTGCCCAAGATATTTCAACCATGATGAGGTACGAGCAGAAGAGCATCATTTTCCTCATTAACAATGGGGGTTACACCATTGAGGTGGAGATCCACGATGGCCCTTATAATGTCATCAAGAACTGGGACTACACTGCCCTGGTGGATGCTATCCACAATGATGAGGGCAAATGCTGGACGATGAAG GTTCGATGCGAGGAGGAGCTTAAGGAGGCGATCCAGACAGCCCTGGGTCCAAAGAAAGACTGCTTGTGCTTCATAGAGGTTATTGTGCACAAGGATGATACCAGCAAAGAGTTACTGGAGTGGGGCTCGAGGGTTTCCGCGGCGAATAGTAGGCCACCAAACCCCCAGTGA